From Nguyenibacter vanlangensis, one genomic window encodes:
- a CDS encoding class I SAM-dependent RNA methyltransferase — protein sequence MTKEQDFEIFLAAAPGLEDVLCGEVRLKGFKQPRAVPGGVVIRGGWPEVWRANLWVRGAGRVLARIESFPVTHLAQLDRRARRVPWAEILRPDIPFRVEASCAGSRIYHAGAAAERIETAIRETLGAPHAPDAGILVRARIEQDLCTISVDTSGDLLHRRGHKQAVNRAPLRETMASLFLLQCGYNGAEPVLDPMCGSGTFVIEAAEIASRLNPGRSRHFAFEQLATFDAEAWQRMRDVKSARMPAARFYGSDRDAGAIVMSQANAERAGIAACTEFRVATISDLAPPAGPPGLVIANPPYGTRIGDKQTLAPLYRTLGQTLLRRFAGWRVGIVTSEPSLAYATGLPFLPTTAPVPHGGLRVSLFRTAPL from the coding sequence ATGACCAAGGAGCAGGATTTCGAGATCTTCCTGGCCGCCGCCCCGGGCCTGGAAGACGTGCTGTGCGGCGAGGTACGGCTCAAGGGCTTCAAGCAACCCCGGGCCGTGCCCGGCGGCGTCGTCATCCGGGGCGGCTGGCCGGAGGTCTGGCGCGCCAATCTGTGGGTCCGCGGCGCCGGCCGCGTCCTGGCGCGGATCGAATCCTTCCCCGTCACCCACCTCGCGCAGCTCGACCGCCGCGCCCGCCGCGTGCCCTGGGCCGAAATCCTCCGCCCCGACATCCCCTTCCGGGTCGAGGCCTCCTGCGCCGGTTCGCGCATCTATCACGCCGGCGCGGCGGCCGAGCGGATCGAAACCGCCATCCGCGAAACTCTCGGCGCCCCCCACGCGCCGGATGCCGGCATCCTGGTGCGCGCGCGCATCGAACAGGATCTCTGCACCATCAGCGTCGACACCTCGGGCGACCTGCTGCACCGGCGCGGACACAAGCAGGCCGTCAACCGCGCGCCCCTCCGTGAGACCATGGCGTCGCTCTTCCTGCTGCAATGCGGCTATAACGGTGCCGAACCGGTGCTCGATCCCATGTGCGGTTCCGGCACCTTCGTCATCGAGGCCGCGGAAATCGCCTCCCGCCTCAATCCCGGCCGCTCCCGTCATTTCGCCTTCGAACAGCTCGCCACCTTCGACGCCGAGGCCTGGCAGCGCATGCGCGACGTGAAAAGCGCACGCATGCCTGCCGCCCGCTTCTACGGCAGCGACCGCGACGCCGGCGCCATCGTCATGAGCCAGGCCAACGCCGAACGCGCCGGCATCGCCGCCTGCACCGAATTCCGCGTCGCCACCATCAGCGACCTCGCCCCGCCCGCCGGCCCGCCCGGCCTCGTCATCGCCAACCCGCCCTACGGTACCCGCATCGGCGACAAACAGACCCTGGCGCCCCTCTATCGCACCCTCGGGCAGACCCTGTTGCGCCGCTTTGCCGGCTGGCGGGTCGGCATCGTCACCAGCGAACCCTCCCTGGCCTACGCCACCGGACTGCCCTTCCTGCCCACCACCGCGCCGGTCCCGCATGGCGGGCTGCGCGTGTCCCTGTTCCGGACCGCGCCGCTGTAA
- the gabT gene encoding 4-aminobutyrate--2-oxoglutarate transaminase, translated as MAPSNSDLLARRAAAVPRGVASATAIHAAKAENTELWDVEGRRFIDFAGGIAVLNVGHRHPKVMDAVQRQMALYTHTAFQVAPYEPYIALAERLNALAPFPGPAKTILFSTGAEATENAVKIARAATGRSGVIAFAGGFHGRTLLASALTGKVTPYKAPFGTMPAGIFHVPFPAGGISVADSLRALELVFAADIPPEQVAAIIIEPVQGEGGFRVAPPELLRALRAVCDRHGIVLIADEVQTGFARTGSLFGIALSGVTPDLVCVAKSLGGGFPLSGVIGRAAIMDAVGPGGLGGTYAGAPVACAAALAVLDVIEEEGLVERARAIGARLRATLEAWRGRADLVAFGAPRGPGAMIGFDILEEPDGAVRAGGAAAICSRAAELGLIVLSCGVQGETVRILVPLTASDALIDEGMGILEQALLARA; from the coding sequence ATGGCACCGAGCAATTCCGATCTTCTGGCCCGGCGCGCGGCCGCCGTGCCGCGCGGCGTGGCGAGCGCCACGGCGATTCATGCCGCGAAGGCGGAGAATACCGAGCTGTGGGATGTGGAGGGCCGGCGCTTCATCGATTTCGCGGGCGGGATCGCGGTGCTGAATGTCGGGCATCGGCATCCCAAGGTGATGGATGCGGTGCAGCGGCAGATGGCGCTGTATACCCATACCGCGTTTCAGGTGGCGCCCTATGAGCCCTATATCGCGCTGGCCGAACGGCTGAACGCGCTGGCGCCCTTTCCCGGCCCGGCCAAGACCATCCTGTTTTCCACCGGCGCCGAGGCGACCGAGAACGCGGTGAAGATCGCCCGGGCGGCCACCGGGCGGAGCGGGGTGATCGCCTTTGCCGGCGGGTTTCATGGGCGCACGCTGCTGGCCTCGGCCCTGACCGGCAAGGTGACGCCGTACAAGGCGCCGTTCGGCACCATGCCGGCGGGGATCTTCCATGTCCCCTTCCCTGCCGGCGGGATCAGCGTGGCGGACAGTCTGCGGGCGCTGGAGCTGGTCTTTGCCGCCGACATCCCGCCGGAGCAGGTGGCCGCCATCATCATCGAACCGGTGCAGGGCGAGGGCGGGTTCCGCGTGGCGCCGCCCGAATTGCTGCGGGCCCTGCGCGCGGTCTGCGACAGACATGGGATCGTGCTGATTGCCGACGAGGTGCAGACGGGCTTCGCCCGGACGGGGAGCCTGTTCGGCATCGCCTTGTCGGGGGTGACGCCGGACCTGGTCTGTGTCGCGAAGTCGCTGGGCGGGGGATTTCCGCTGTCGGGGGTGATCGGGCGGGCGGCGATCATGGATGCGGTCGGGCCCGGAGGGCTGGGCGGCACCTATGCCGGGGCGCCGGTCGCCTGCGCCGCCGCGCTGGCGGTGCTGGACGTGATTGAGGAAGAAGGGCTGGTGGAGCGGGCCCGCGCGATCGGCGCGCGCCTTCGCGCAACGCTGGAGGCGTGGCGCGGCCGGGCGGACCTGGTGGCGTTCGGCGCGCCGCGCGGGCCGGGGGCGATGATCGGGTTCGATATCCTGGAGGAGCCGGACGGCGCGGTGCGCGCGGGCGGCGCCGCCGCGATCTGCAGCCGGGCGGCGGAGCTGGGGCTGATCGTGCTGTCCTGCGGGGTGCAGGGCGAGACGGTGCGCATTCTGGTGCCGCTGACCGCGTCGGACGCGCTGATCGACGAGGGGATGGGGATTCTGGAACAGGCCTTGCTGGCGCGGGCGTAA
- a CDS encoding thioredoxin-like domain-containing protein: MIAALIVSQLLLFAALASLILVVLALARQIGVLHERIAPIGPQQAHTGLEPGQAIPRITMRTLAGQPFPLGEALPPGTVQMLLFVAPDCPVCKRVLPIALDVARDRGLTPILVGDGAAPELDAMRDRMSLAAIPFVTGVELGLVLQINRLPTLVLLDSNGTILAKDVVNTRRQVETLIPPTAGRAIPLPAAE, from the coding sequence ATGATCGCCGCCCTGATCGTCTCGCAACTCCTGCTGTTTGCGGCCCTCGCTTCCCTCATCCTCGTGGTGCTCGCCCTCGCGCGGCAGATCGGCGTCCTGCACGAACGCATCGCCCCCATCGGCCCGCAACAGGCCCATACGGGGCTCGAACCCGGCCAGGCCATCCCCCGCATCACCATGCGCACCCTCGCGGGGCAGCCCTTCCCGCTGGGCGAGGCCCTGCCCCCCGGCACGGTGCAGATGCTGCTCTTCGTCGCCCCCGACTGCCCGGTCTGCAAACGCGTCCTGCCCATCGCGCTCGATGTCGCCCGCGACCGGGGCCTCACCCCCATCCTGGTCGGCGACGGCGCCGCGCCCGAACTGGACGCCATGCGCGACCGCATGAGCCTGGCCGCCATCCCCTTCGTCACGGGGGTCGAACTCGGCCTCGTCCTGCAGATCAACCGCCTTCCCACCCTCGTGCTGCTCGATTCCAACGGCACCATCCTGGCCAAGGACGTCGTCAACACCCGCCGCCAGGTCGAAACCCTCATCCCCCCCACCGCCGGCCGCGCCATCCCCCTCCCGGCCGCCGAATAG
- the lepB gene encoding signal peptidase I yields the protein MFRRQNIRPTRETFRWVRSWGIFTGLILLSRVALATPYIVPSGSMQPTLLIGDYLVAQPLAYGISTANLPFGNRLPRGGRLFQRLPLRGDVVVFRSPARPDITFVKRVIGLPGDWIGLCGGRVWLNGRELPWRDEGPAREELSDGSIALAERFTETLPGGTRHLLLKTPDGTPLDDMAEITIPAGHLFVMGDNRDNSADSRVPQAEGGVGLLPVWNLQGKVMVITASRDSAASHGGVGDYLASIRPARFLKWVE from the coding sequence TTGTTTCGGCGGCAAAACATACGTCCAACGCGTGAGACGTTCAGATGGGTCCGAAGCTGGGGTATCTTCACCGGCCTGATACTCCTCAGCCGCGTCGCGCTCGCAACGCCCTATATCGTGCCATCGGGGTCCATGCAGCCGACATTGCTGATCGGGGATTATTTGGTGGCGCAGCCGTTGGCCTATGGCATCAGCACCGCCAACCTGCCGTTCGGCAACCGCCTGCCGCGGGGCGGACGACTGTTTCAGCGCCTGCCGCTGCGTGGCGACGTCGTCGTGTTCCGCAGCCCGGCCCGGCCCGACATCACCTTCGTCAAGCGTGTGATCGGGCTGCCCGGCGACTGGATCGGCCTTTGCGGCGGGCGGGTATGGCTCAACGGCCGTGAACTGCCCTGGAGGGACGAAGGACCGGCGCGTGAGGAACTGTCCGACGGCAGCATTGCCCTGGCCGAGCGTTTCACCGAAACGTTGCCCGGCGGCACGCGTCACCTGCTGCTGAAAACACCGGACGGCACGCCGCTGGACGATATGGCGGAGATCACGATCCCGGCCGGCCATTTGTTCGTGATGGGCGACAATCGCGACAATTCAGCCGACAGCCGCGTGCCGCAGGCGGAAGGCGGCGTGGGCTTGCTGCCGGTCTGGAATCTTCAGGGCAAGGTCATGGTCATCACCGCCTCGCGCGACAGCGCGGCATCGCACGGCGGCGTGGGCGATTATCTGGCGTCCATTCGCCCGGCCCGTTTCCTGAAATGGGTGGAATAG
- a CDS encoding MauE/DoxX family redox-associated membrane protein: MTGASVLLPLGAALLAGAIGMLYLAAGLAKLRRHDDFLTTLAAYRLLPDALLAPAAWGLGAVETALGAALLTGLGARPAACMGALLFVVFAAAMAVNVLRGRTDLSCGCLPGMAGARLGWGAVLRTLALVPPALLPALAGLPAAPLLRLQALAAGACLLALSLAVSALYSAGPKDQSA, encoded by the coding sequence ATGACCGGCGCGTCCGTCCTGCTGCCGCTCGGCGCCGCGCTGCTCGCCGGCGCCATCGGCATGCTCTATCTCGCCGCCGGCCTCGCCAAGCTGCGCCGGCATGACGATTTCCTCACCACGCTCGCCGCCTACCGGCTGCTGCCCGACGCGCTGCTCGCCCCGGCCGCCTGGGGGCTCGGCGCCGTCGAAACCGCGCTGGGCGCCGCCCTGCTCACCGGCCTCGGCGCCCGCCCGGCCGCCTGCATGGGCGCGCTGCTCTTCGTGGTCTTCGCCGCCGCCATGGCGGTCAACGTCCTGCGCGGCCGCACCGATCTCTCCTGCGGCTGCCTGCCCGGCATGGCCGGCGCCCGCCTCGGCTGGGGCGCGGTGCTGCGCACGCTCGCCCTCGTGCCGCCGGCCCTGCTGCCCGCCCTGGCCGGCCTGCCCGCGGCCCCCCTGCTGCGCCTCCAGGCGCTGGCGGCGGGCGCCTGCCTGCTGGCCCTGTCGCTGGCCGTCTCCGCCCTGTATTCCGCCGGCCCCAAGGACCAGTCCGCATGA